The Pandoraea vervacti DNA window GGTTATCCGCAACGCGGGTCGGGGCAGGGCGAGAAGGCCGAGAAGATCGTGACGGACAACCGCGTGTTGTTCCATCGCATGGCCAACACGCTGAACTACCTCGACATCAAGACCGTGGTGGTGTCGTGCGGGACTTGCTACGATCAGCTCGCCGGTTATGAATTCGAGAAGATTTTCCCGGGCTGCCGCATCGTGGACATCCACGAATATCTGCTCGAGAAGAACGTGAAGCTCGAAGGCGTGAACGGTACGCGCTACATGTATCACGACCCGTGCCACACGCCGATCAAGACGATGGACCCGGTCAAGCTCGTGAACCAGTTGATGGGTAGCGAGAACGACGGCTACAAGATCGAGAAGAACGATCGTTGCTGTGGCGAATCGGGTACGCTGGCGGTCACGCGTCCGGACATCTCGACGCAGATCCGTTTCCGCAAGGAAGAGGAGATGCGCAAGGGGGCGGCGAAATTGCGGGTGGACGGCAAGGTGGACGATGTCAAGATCCTGACGAGCTGCCCGTCGTGTCTGCAAGGCCTGTCGCGCTACAACGAGGACGCGGATGTCACCGCCGACTACATCGTCGTCGAGATCGCCAGGCACGTGCTGGGCGATCAGTGGCTGGTGGACTACGTCAAGGATGCGAACAACGGCGGTATCGAACGCGTGCTCGTCTGATGCTTTTTTTGCCCCCTCTGCCCCAGCTGCGCCTGGCGGGCAACGCGGCCGATGCCTGACCGACGGATCACGGAGGTGGCATGGAGGTAGTCTACACAGCACTGATCCTGCTGTTCGTGGTGGCGCTGACCGGCGTGCTGGTCAGCTTCGTCCGGTTTCTGCCCGTGCCGCTCGTGCAGATCGCCGTGGGTGCCGCGCTCGCTTATCCGGGCGCGGGCCTGCACATCGATCTCGACCCTGAGATCTTCTTCCTGCTGTTCATTCCGCCGCTGCTCTTCGCCGACGGCTGGCGCATGCCCAAGCGCGAGTTCTGGCACCTGCGGGTGCCGATCATCGCCATGGCGCTCGGTCTCGTGATCTTCACCGTGCTGGGCGTGGGCTACTTCATCCACTGGATGATTCCCTCGATTCCGCTGGCGGTCGCGTTCGCACTCGGTGGCGTACTCTCGCCGACCGACGCCGTCGCCGTCTCCGCACTCACCGGGCGCATGCGCATGCCTACACGGCTCATGCACGTGCTCGAAGGCGAGGCAATGATGAACGACGCCTCCGGTCTGGTGGCCTTCAAGTTTGCTTTGGTGGCCGCCACGACCGGCATCTTCTCCATCGGCAACGCCACGTTCTCGTTCTTCGTGATCGCGCTGGGCGGCCTGCTCGCCGGATGGGCGGTGACCTGGCTGTTCACGCAATTCCATCGCCGCGTACTCGACGCGTCGACCGAAGAGCCCGCGACCGTCGTGCTGCTCCTGCTGCTCATGCCGTTTGCCGCCTACCTGCTCGCGGAGCATTTCGGCTTTTCCGGCATTCTCGCGGCGGTGGCTGCAGGCATGACGGTCAGCTCCACGGATCTGCTCAACTCTCGCACGGCCACACGCATTCTCGGCAACGGGGTGTGGTCGATGCTCGAATTCGTCTTCAATGGCGCCGTGTTCGTGCTGCTCGGCCTGCAATTGCCCGACATCGTGCGCGCGGCGCTGCGTCCGAGCGAACACCTTTGGGGCACGCTGGTAAATCTGGGCGAGCTGATGTTCTACGTTGGCGCCATTTCGGCGGTGCTGATCGTGCTGCGCTTTTGCTGGGTGTGGGTGGCGTGGCGTGTGATGTATTTCCTCGGCATGCGTCGCGGAGAAATCACGATGAAGCCCGGGATTCGCTTCACCGGTGTGACGGCGCTGTCCGGTGTGCGCGGTGCGGTGACGCTCGCCGGTGCGCTTTCCGTGCCGTTGGCGCTGCCGGGCGGCGCGCCGTTCCCGGGGCGCGATCTGCTGATTTTTCTCGCCGCCGGTGTGATCCTGCTCTCGCTCATTGGCGGCAGCCTCGGACTGCCGGTACTGCTGCGCGGCGTGCGCTGGCCGGTCGAAGACCCGCGCAATCGCGAGATGGGCGAGGCGAGGCTCGCGGCGTCGGAGGCGGCGATTCGTGCCGTCGAGTCGTTGCAAAAGGTGATTGCGAAGTCGGGCGACGAACTGGATACGGCCGTGTGCGCCGAAGCCGCCGCCCGCGTGATGGGTCGTTATCGCCGCACGCTCAATGCGTCCACGGCCACCGACGAGATGCGCGAGCGCGCGGTGCGTGAGGTGGAAGTCGAGCGTCGTTTGCGAGCGGCAGCGTTGCAGGCCGAGCGCGTGGAGTTGTCGCGCCTGCGCATTACGCACCGCATCAACGACGAGACGCTGCGCGAATTGCTCAGCGAAATCGATTTTGCGGAGCTCGCGCTCGGGCCGGTCGATCCGGCGACGGGCAAGCGCCGAAAGGGCAGGAAGCACTGACGTGCGTCACGCGCGCAACGCTGCGACAACGCGCGATCGTCCGAGATGATGTGCGGTGGTGTGGGAATGGCCAATGCAAGGGAGAGCGAGGATGGAGTGTCCGTTTTGCGCCGGTGACGGCGGTGAAGTCGTGTGGCGCGATGCGGTGCTGCGGGTGGTGCTGGCGAACGAAGCCGGTTATCCGGGGTTTGCCCGCGTGATCTGGCACACGCACGTGGCCGAGATGAGCGATCTGCCGGAGACCGCGCGCGAACATGTGATGCGCGCCGTGTTCGCCGTCGAGACGGCACAGCGCACGGTGATGTCGCCGCACAAGGTCAACGTGGCGAGTTTGGGCAATATGGTGCCGCACGTGCATTGGCATGTGATTCCGCGTTATCGCGACGACGTCCACTTCCCCGGTTCCGTGTGGAGCGCCCCGCAACGCGAATTGCCGCAGGCCGTGATCGCCGAACGCTCGGCGTGGATGCCCGCGCTGCGCGTGGCCATCGTGGCAGAATTGGAGCGAATCCCGGGATGGCCGGGGTAAAAGGCCGGGGTAAAAGGCCGCGGTAACTGGCCGGTGTGAATGGATGGGGCGCCCGATACGACGCGTCGGGCGGCATGACCGCTCACGCCTGAGCGGCTATACTGCCCGCCGATGTGCGATACGATGCGCCGCTGCAGGCGTCACTGAATGTGCCATCCAATGTGCCATGACCCGGCACGCGATGAATTTTCTGGAGCAAGACCATGGCTGGGCTGGAGAAAGACACGCCGATTCCCGTTTCCCTGACGCTGCATCGCGCTTCGAAGGTGCTGGAACTCGGTTACGAAGACGGCAAGACCTACCGCCTGCCGTTCGAATTGCTGCGTGTGCTCTCGCCCTCGGCGGAAGTGCGCGGTCACGGTCCGGGGCAGGAAACGCTGCAAACCGGTAAGCGCGATGTCACGTTGAACGGCCTGGAGCCGATCGGCAATTACGCGGTGCGTCCCGTGTTCTCGGATGGACACGACACCGGCATTTATTCGTGGGACTTCCTCTACGAGCTGTGCGTGCGACAGGACGCGCTGTGGCAGGAGTACCTGGACAAGCTCGCGGCGGCCGGCGTCGATCGTGACACGCCGATGCCGTCGCCGTCCGCCGGTGGCTGCCACCACCATTGAGGTTGCGGCGATGCGCGCCTGAGCGTGCGCTCGCTTACATGATTTTGGAGATGTGCAATGGGTGATCAGACCCACTTCGGTTATGAAACCGTGGACGAAAAGGAAAAGGCCGGCAAAGTCGCCGAAGTCTTCCATTCCGTCGCGAGCAAGTACGACATCATGAACGACCTGATGTCGGGCGGCCTGCACCGCATCTGGAAGGCGTTCACGATCGGGCGCGCCGCTGTGCGCCCGGGCTTCAAGGTGCTCGACATTGCGGGCGGCACGGGTGATCTCTCGAAGGCGTTCGCGCGCCAGGCGGGGCCGAGCGGCGAAGTCTGGCACACCGACATCAACGAATCGATGTTGCGCGTGGGGCGCGACCGTCTGCTCGACGACGGCATCGTCACGCCGTCGCTGCTGTGCGATGCGGAGAAACTGCCGTTCCCGTCGAACTATTTCGACGTGGTGAGCGTGGCGTTCGGCCTGCGCAACATGACGCACAAGGATGCGGCCCTTGCGGAAATGCGCCGCGTGATCAAGCCGGGCGGCAAGGTGATGGTGCTGGAATTCTCGAAGGTCTGGCAGCCGCTGGAAAAGGCGTACGACGCCTATTCGTTCAAAGTGTTGCCATGGCTCGGCTCGCGCATTGCGGGCGATGCCGACAGCTACCGCTATCTGGCCGAGTCGATTCGCATGCACCCCGATCAGGAAACGCTCAAGTCGATGATGGAAGACGTCGGCCTCGAGCGGGTCGAGTATCACAACCTGACGGCTGGCGTCGTAGCGCTGCACATCGGCCGCAAGTTCTGAGTACACGCTCACTTACCGGCCCATCTGGCATATACGACACATCCGACAGACCTGACACGCCAGACCCGATGCTGCGCCCCGGACCGTGGAAAATTTCCACGCCGGGGCGTTTTGTCTGGAATCCCTAAGAACAAGCTAATTTTGCTGTGGCAGAATCGCCCGACGCCTTATCTGGTTTCAGTACGTAAAAAGCGGCTGAACCATTTGGGTTGACGTCTGTCAATAGACAGCAACCTATAAACTCCACGGAGAGACCAGAACGATGTTCCAGTTCCTGAAAAACAAGCTGTTGTTGGGCGTTGTGGCCGGCGTAGTGGCGGTCGGCATGACGATCGCGGACGCTGACGCCAAGCGCGTTGGCGGCGGCCGGAGCATCGGCAAGCAGTCCAACACCGTGACGCAACGTCAGGCAACGCCGCAACAACCGGCGCAAGCCGCACCGGGCGCCGCCCCGACGCAGGCAGCACCGGCTGCCGCCGGCGCAGGCGCCGCGGGTGCGGCCGCCGCCGCCAAACCGGCCAACCGCTGGCTCGGGCCGATCGCCGGTCTGGCCGCCGGTCTCGGTATCGCCGCGCTGCTGTCGCACTTCGGCATGGGCGGTGCGTTTGCGAGCATGATGGCCAACGTCATCATCATCGCGTTGATCGCCTTCGCCGTGATGTGGATCATTCGCCGTTTCCGCGGCAACAAGTCGCAGTCGCAGACGCCGGCCTATGCGGGCGCAGGCAACGACGCTTCGAACAATTCGCTGCGTCAGTCGTGGGAAGACGAGTCGCGTCAGCAACCGGCCCAGCCGTCGCATCCGGCTGGCGCATCCGCCCTGCCGGTGGCCGCTGGCGCCGCAGCGGGCGCTGCCGCCACGGAGTCGTTCGGTGTGCCGGCCGGTTTCGATACGGAAGGCTTCCTGCGCAGCGCGAAGGTGTACTTCAACCGTCTGCAAGCCGCATGGGACAAGGGCGATCAGGCCGACATCAACGAGTTCACCACGCCGCAGATGTTCGCGGAAATCAAGATGGACCTCGAAGAGCGCGGCAAGTCGACCAACCGTACGGATGTCGTGCAGCTTGACGCCGAACTCCTTGGTATCGAGCAGTCGACCAGCGAGTACATGGCCAGCGTTCGCTTCTCGGGCCTGATCCGCGAAACCGAAGGGGCCGCCGCCGAGCCGTTCAACGAGGTGTGGAACCTGACCAAGCCGGTGACCGGCAACGGCGGCTGGGTGCTCGCCGGGATTCAGCAGCTCAGCTAAGCTGGCGACGTTTTTGCCGTAACCTGCCTTACAATGAGAGCCCGCGCACCGAAGCGCGGGCTCTTTTGTTTTTGCCGTCCGAAGATCGTTGCCGGACGGCGTCTTTCGGTGCGACCGGTGTTCAGCGCCGGTCGGCCGCCTAGCTCATGACCGTAGCCGCCAAAGCCTTTGCCGCCACCGTGAACCATCTGCTCGCCCGCGAACCGTGGGCACGCGAGCGCCTGCGCCATCACATCGGTGCGTCCGCCCGGTTGGCCATGTCCGCAATCGACCTGCGCCTGCGCGTGGGCGACGACGGCTATCTCGCCGCCGCCGAAGCCAATTTCCCCTG harbors:
- a CDS encoding Na+/H+ antiporter, producing MEVVYTALILLFVVALTGVLVSFVRFLPVPLVQIAVGAALAYPGAGLHIDLDPEIFFLLFIPPLLFADGWRMPKREFWHLRVPIIAMALGLVIFTVLGVGYFIHWMIPSIPLAVAFALGGVLSPTDAVAVSALTGRMRMPTRLMHVLEGEAMMNDASGLVAFKFALVAATTGIFSIGNATFSFFVIALGGLLAGWAVTWLFTQFHRRVLDASTEEPATVVLLLLLMPFAAYLLAEHFGFSGILAAVAAGMTVSSTDLLNSRTATRILGNGVWSMLEFVFNGAVFVLLGLQLPDIVRAALRPSEHLWGTLVNLGELMFYVGAISAVLIVLRFCWVWVAWRVMYFLGMRRGEITMKPGIRFTGVTALSGVRGAVTLAGALSVPLALPGGAPFPGRDLLIFLAAGVILLSLIGGSLGLPVLLRGVRWPVEDPRNREMGEARLAASEAAIRAVESLQKVIAKSGDELDTAVCAEAAARVMGRYRRTLNASTATDEMRERAVREVEVERRLRAAALQAERVELSRLRITHRINDETLRELLSEIDFAELALGPVDPATGKRRKGRKH
- a CDS encoding HIT family protein, yielding MECPFCAGDGGEVVWRDAVLRVVLANEAGYPGFARVIWHTHVAEMSDLPETAREHVMRAVFAVETAQRTVMSPHKVNVASLGNMVPHVHWHVIPRYRDDVHFPGSVWSAPQRELPQAVIAERSAWMPALRVAIVAELERIPGWPG
- a CDS encoding gamma-butyrobetaine hydroxylase-like domain-containing protein — its product is MAGLEKDTPIPVSLTLHRASKVLELGYEDGKTYRLPFELLRVLSPSAEVRGHGPGQETLQTGKRDVTLNGLEPIGNYAVRPVFSDGHDTGIYSWDFLYELCVRQDALWQEYLDKLAAAGVDRDTPMPSPSAGGCHHH
- the ubiE gene encoding bifunctional demethylmenaquinone methyltransferase/2-methoxy-6-polyprenyl-1,4-benzoquinol methylase UbiE → MGDQTHFGYETVDEKEKAGKVAEVFHSVASKYDIMNDLMSGGLHRIWKAFTIGRAAVRPGFKVLDIAGGTGDLSKAFARQAGPSGEVWHTDINESMLRVGRDRLLDDGIVTPSLLCDAEKLPFPSNYFDVVSVAFGLRNMTHKDAALAEMRRVIKPGGKVMVLEFSKVWQPLEKAYDAYSFKVLPWLGSRIAGDADSYRYLAESIRMHPDQETLKSMMEDVGLERVEYHNLTAGVVALHIGRKF
- a CDS encoding Tim44 domain-containing protein; the encoded protein is MFQFLKNKLLLGVVAGVVAVGMTIADADAKRVGGGRSIGKQSNTVTQRQATPQQPAQAAPGAAPTQAAPAAAGAGAAGAAAAAKPANRWLGPIAGLAAGLGIAALLSHFGMGGAFASMMANVIIIALIAFAVMWIIRRFRGNKSQSQTPAYAGAGNDASNNSLRQSWEDESRQQPAQPSHPAGASALPVAAGAAAGAAATESFGVPAGFDTEGFLRSAKVYFNRLQAAWDKGDQADINEFTTPQMFAEIKMDLEERGKSTNRTDVVQLDAELLGIEQSTSEYMASVRFSGLIRETEGAAAEPFNEVWNLTKPVTGNGGWVLAGIQQLS